DNA sequence from the Parachlamydia acanthamoebae genome:
CCCTAGGACATATCGTCGTCAAACCAAATCGACAAGGAGCCGGTGGCGATCTTTTTGAACTCATGACATCTTTAGTCGAACAAGGCATTGAAGCTCCCATTTTGATTCGATTCAATGGAATCGTTAGGGATCGTATTCAACGCTTGAATGCCGCCTTCCAAGCTGCCATTCGGGAATTTAACTACCGCAATACCCATCAAATGGTTTTTCCCATTAAGGTCAATCCACAACGGCACGTCGTTGAAACTGTTCAACATGCTGGCCAAGAGTTTAAAATGGGATTAGAGGTCGGCAGTAAACCTGAACTCATCGCTGTTTTTGCTATCGATACACATCCAGACACCATTCTACTCTGTAATGGATATAAAGACATCGAATACATTTCGTTAGCGTTAATCGCTAGTAAATTAGGGCGTCGAACCCTCATTATTATTGAACAAGCTTACGAATTACAGCTTGTCTTAGATGCCGCCAAAAAATTAGGAGTGGAGGCTGAAATTGGATTCAGAATGAAGCTATCCAATACAGGTTCTGGCCGTTGGAAATCTTCTGGAGGCGAACATTCTAAATTTGGTCTCTTCTCCCATGAAATTATTGCATGCATCGAAACGCTTCAACACCATGAAAAAACCCATTGGCTGAAGCTCTTACACTTTCATTTGGGAAGTCAAATTACGACGATTGAATCTGTCAAAAAAACCCTGAAAGAAGCTTCACGCATGTATACAGAGTTGGCCACGATGCTTCCCTTTTTATCTTTCTTTGATGTTGGTGGTGGACTTGCTGTTGACTATGATGGATCAAAAAGCGATTCTGATTCATCTATGAACTACACCATGGAAGAATATGCTCGTGATGTGGTCTTTGCCATTGGAGAGGCCTGCCTTTCCGCCGATGTTGCTGATCCAATCATCATCACAGAAGCAGGACGTGCAATTGTCGCCCATCATTCTGTTTTAGTTACAGAAGTCATCGATGTCACCACCACCCCCAATATCCCAGAAAAATGGAATGCACATAGCAAGCATGAAATATTAACAACTTTGGATGAATTACAGGATGAACTTTCTTTAAAAAATTGCCGTGAAACATTACATGACGTCATGGAATTGAAAGATCGGGTACTCGAAGAGTTTATTTATGGAACTATGAATTTAAAAGAAAGAGCCTACGCAGAAAAAGCGATCCGTCACCTATTGGCCAAGATTCGCACATTTTACAAACAGCTCCGTCAAATTCCTGAAGAACTCGAAACATTAGACAAAATCCTGCTCGAAACCTATTTCTGTAATTTCTCAGTATTTCAATCGCTGACAGATGCCTGGGCGATTGATCAACTATTTCCTGTAATGCCCATTCAACGCTTACATGAAACACCCTCCCATCAAGCCATTTTGGCTGACCTTACCTGTGATAGTGACGGCAAGATTGATTCCTTTATTGGAGAATACGAACCCAATCACTTTTTAAGACTGCACGACTATCGCAATGAACCCTATTACGTTGGCATTTTCCTTGTGGGAGCCTACCAGGAAATTTTAGGGGGTTTGCACAATCTTTTTGGAGATACAAATGTTGTGCATGCAGAACTTGGAGCCAATGGGCAATGGGACTTATCGAGACTTGTTGAAGGCGATACCATGGCCAATGTGCTTTCCTATGTGCAATATAACTCAGAAAAGCTAACGACACGCTTACATGAACACATTGAGCGTTCTTTAAAAGCTGGTCGTATTACTCTTTCAGAATCGGCTCAAATTAAGAAAAAATTCAAGCAAGCCCTTGAAAGTTATACGTATTTAGTTGTTTAAAAAAAGGTTTATCCCATGCAATCAAAACACCCCATTGGACAAGGCATAGGCGTTGCCGGCAGATATGTAGGGCTGCCAGACCCCTACGGACAATTATCAGGTGCTGAAATCGTGATCCTCCCGGTTCCCTTTGATTTAACATCGACTTACCAAAAAGGCAGTGACAAAGGACCTGCGGCCCTAATTGAAGCTTCTCGAAACATGGAATTGTATGATATTGAAACCGATTCCGAAGTCTACAAAAAAGGCATCTATACAGATCAGCCTATTCAAGCCAAGACTTCTCAAGACATGTTACAGCAAACTCATGAGCGTACCAAGACACTCCTCTCCCATAACAAATTTGTCGTTACACTTGGTGGAGAGCATTCCATTTCCTACGCCCCCATACGCGCCCATGCCGAACACTTTGGTTCCATCTCCGTTTTACAATTTGATGCGCATGCAGACCTGCAAGATGCCTATGAAGATGATCCATGGAGTCATGCCTCCGTGATGGCCCGTGTAAAAGAGATTCCACAAGTCGACAAAATAGTCTCTGTTGGCATACGTAGCATGAGCTCCGAAGAGCTCCCAAATCTTGATCCTCCAAATACTTTCTTTGCGCATACGCTAGATGACAACAAACATTGGATCGACCAAGTCCTTTCAAAACTGTCAGACCAGGTATACATCACTTTCGATCTTGATGCATTCGACTCTTCCTTAATGTCATCTACAGGCACACCTGAGCCAGGAGGATTGCAATGGAATCAGGCCACACAACTTTTAAAAAAGGTAGCTAAACACAAAAAAATTGTGGGATTTGATGTCGTAGAACTCTGCCCAAATCCCGCCAATCTTTCTTGCGATTTTTTGGCCGCCAAGCTCATTTATAAATTATTAAGCTATACATTTTATTCAAATAGGTTGTAGATCATGAGCATTCGAACTTTCATGCAAAAAAATTTCAAACATTTTAACGCCGCTGTTTGTGTAGATGCCGCTGAAGCATGGATTACCCATTTAAGCCAATCGGGGAAAATGTTTCTAACTATGGCAGGGGCCATGAGCACTGCAGAGCTGGGCATCTCGTTGGCAGAGATAATTCGACAAGACAAAGTGCATGCCATTTGTTGTACAGGGGCTAATTTAGAAGAAGATATCTTTAATCTGGTCGCACACAATCACTATGTGCGCGTTCCTCACTATCGCACCTTGAGCAAAGCTGATGAGAACGAGCTATTAAAGAAAGGGATGAACCGAGTTACTGATACCTGTATTCCTGAAGAAACAGCCATTCGACGCATTGAAAAAGACATTTTGGGACTTTGGAAAAAGGCTGACGAAAGCCACTCAAGCTATTTTCCTTATGAGTACATGTATCAACTTTTGGACTCGCCAAGCATTCAAAAATCGTTCGAAATTGATCCGAAAGATTCCTGGCTAATCGCGGCAAAAGAAAAAAATCTTCCGATTTTTACTCCTGGATGGGAGGACTCTACGTTAGGGAATATCTTCATCGGACACGTCATCAAAAAAGACCTTAGCTCTTATGGAATTGTGAAAACAGGCTTTGAACAAATGGCTGTGCTCGTGGACTGGTATAAGCAGCAATCCCAACAACACAAGATGGGCTTTTTTCAAATTGGAGGTGGGATTGCAGGAGATTTCTCCATTTGTGCCGTCCCCTTACTGAGACAAGATTTAAAGCAACCAGTTCCTTTATGGGCGTACTTTTGCCAGATCAGCGACAGTATTACCTCTTTTGGTTCGTATAGTGGTGCCGTTCCGAATGAAAAAATTACCTGGGAAAAATTGAGTGTTGAAACACCCAGCTTTATCATTGAATCAGACGCCTCAATCGTCGCTCCGCTCGTTTTCAACTATGTGTTAGGAAATTAAGAAGGGCTGCCGCTTGGCAGCTTTTTTTTCTCAACTTTGTCAAGAATTCCAAAATCAATTAATCTGAATACTTTCTTAACCATGGAGGAAAGAACTATGCGTTCATCAAATCCTACTTTACAAGACAACACTTTCCGAAGCGAAAGATACTATTCGATAGACGAACAAATGACTGTGTCTGGGGTCGTTAATAAAACAGGAATCCTTTTATCCTGCGTTCTTTTAACAGCCGGCTGGACATGGATTAAGTTTTACCAAACAGGTGACGTTCAAGTGGTTTACCCTTGGATGATGCTCGGTGCAATTGGAGGCTTAGTTTTAGCTCTCGTGACAGCCTTTAAAAAAGAATGGGCACCAGTTACATCCGTTGGATATGCCTTACTTGAAGGACTCTTTATCGGGGGAATTTCGTCCATTTTTGAAAAACAATTCCCAGGTATTGTCATTCAAGCCACAGCACTGACTTTCGGCACACTGTTTTCCATGCTGGCCGCCTACCGTTCCGGCTTTATTCAAGCAACCGACAATTTTAAACTAGGCATAGTGGCTGCGACAGGCGGCATTGCACTCGTCTACGTTGCAACCATGCTCCTGTCTATGTTTGGAATCAATGTTCCATATATTTATGGAAGCGGACCTTTCGGCATTTTATTTAGCTTATTCGTGGTTGTCATTGCAGCATTGAACTTCATCTTAGACTTTGACTTCATCGAAAAAGGTGCCCGTCAAGGAGCTCCAAAGTACATGGAGTGGTATGGAGCATTCGCTTTAATGGTGACCTTAATTTGGCTGTATGTAGAGTTTTTACGCCTACTATCTAAATTGAGAGACCGCTAAATCCACAAGCCACTCCTCTGGGAGTGGCTTTCTTTAACTATTACATGAAAAAATATTTCTTTTATTTTTGCATTGTTCGCCTAATCGTTTCAAATACTTATGGCCTCCGAATGACCAGGAAAAACTCAAGTCTTTTTTTAAAAATATTTAATGCACCAGACTTTTGTTGGATATACTTTATGCGGTGAAAAACCGGTTTCTAGTGAACAACTTTGCGAACTTTCAAAAATTCCTCCAATGGTTCCCCTACTCGATTGAATCTCCAAAAAGCTTTTAAAGATGGTCGTTACTTTGAAACTTTTGTGAAACTGTTTACCGATGATGTAAGTCCGCTCTAGAGCGTCTGAAAAGATTTTAGATATGTTTCATAATCGATCATTCTGCCCTTGATGCCTAATTTCTTTTCTGCAGATATAAGAGCTCTTTCTTCTCTTTCAAATGTAAGGGGATCGCTTTTATCCCAAACAACTTGAATCATTTCGAACTGCCCTTCACGATCTTTTGTAATAAAATCTATTTCGTAATCTTCGCTGGTGCTGTAATAAAAAATCTCTTTTTTTTGCCTTCGCAAATCTAGATAAACCTGATTTTCGAGCAGTTTTCCAAAATTTAGAGAAAGATATTACAAGCAGAGCAACGAAGAAAGGAAGAAAGAAAAAGCCATTAACAGCGGAAGAAAAACAACAAAATAGAGAAATCGCGTCAGAAAGAGTTGTAAATGAGAATGTTATAGGCAGCTTAAAAAGATTTAAGATTATAAGTGATAGGTATAGAAATCGAAGAAAACGGTTTGGCTTAAGATTTAACCTGATCGCGGGGATACACAATTTGGAGTTGCCGTAAGGAATTTCGAAAGAAGTCTAATGTTGTTAGGAAAGGTTAGAGAAAAGAAAATGATCATGTGGCCCAAATGCCGACCTAATGGCGTGTCCAATACTTACTTATTCTCGCAAAGAAGGGGTAGGCTTTCTTCATCTGTTAACCATACATGATGTTTAAGCAAATAGTTCATTTGAAAGGTTATGAGAGCTTCATTAAAGGTCTGGTTTTTGAGCATTTCTTCTACATACTGGTATTGAAAGCCTTGAAATGCAATACCTAATTTGTCAAGGCTGGCCTCAACAGATTCAAGAGAAGAGATTTGATCATCTATCATGATAATTTTTTTGGGATGCCAATTAATTTTATCTAGAAATAATCTTAAAACTTCCCCTTTCGTTTGCTTAGAAGTACTCAACAAACCATCCTTAAACGTAGGTGATCTATTGAGTTGATTTGGACAAAATATAATTTCCTTTGTTTCAGGAAATGCATTTTGAAAAAATAGCCCTAAAGCATGCAAGACATTTAACCGCCATTGTTCCATACTAGGAATATCTCCAAGACGTCCTGTTAACATGGTAGAAAAGGCAATCGTTTTAATATGATTTTTTTGTAAGTGTTGAATGATCTCAACAACATCTTTCTCAAAAATTTGATGGGATGTTTTTAATAGTACAATACTTAAAAGCCTATCTTGCTCCTCTTGAGATAGCGAAGCGTAAGAAGGGTAAGTTTTTGATTCGTTTCAGAAATCCTGACTTTCCTGACTTAAGTGCCTGGTCGCTCATGATAATTAATGTACGATCTATATCAAATAAAACCAGAGTATCTACATCAGCACTTTTTAAACTCGCTTGAGCTTCGTGGATATGCGTAATTCTTAAAATTTTCCCAAAGGAATGGCTGGACCACAATAAAGAAAACACAACTAAGAGAAAAAGGAGCAATCTATTCATAATCTACGTCCGAGCGATTGACCCATTAGACATTTAGTTTCGATATGGTTCAAGCTTGCCTGAACAAGATCTTCATCTAAATGCAACGTGTTTGGCTCAAAAAGGAGAATAAGGGAGGATCCTCCAAACGAAAAATACCCTTTTTCGTCCCCTTTTTTGATTGGGGAATGGGGAGTGTAAGTTTGGTGAATACTACCGACGAAGGTGGCTCCAATTTCAATGAAAAGCACTTTGCCAAACTGAGCCGTTTCGAGCTCACATAGCGTTCTTTTGTTTTCCGTGAAGATTTCCACGTTTTGCCGAATGGCAATGGGGTTAACGGAATAAAGGTCACCAGGAATCATGTTTGTGATGCCAGGAATACACTCACAAGGAAAATGGTACCGATGGTAATCTGTGGGGCACAAACGCGCCATCACCATGGTCGCCTGTCGATATCGGTTGGCTAATACTGAATCCTTAAGCAATTCATCCAAAGAGAATTTCTTCCCTTTCACAACAAACCCATCAATCGTTTCAATGTTTTGATAGCACAAATACCGTCCATCAGCGGGCATGATCGCCACATTCTCTTCTTTGGCAAGGGGACGAGCATCTGGTTTGAGTTTACGGATGAAAAAATCATTAAAGGACTTAAACTGTTCCACAGGCAGAGCAAATTCTGATGGATTTACCTGAAATGCATCGATGAAAGGCTGAATTTTTTTTGCTGTCCACGATTGCGATTGCCACCAACCATAAAAGGAAGAAAAAATGGGAAAGCGCGCAAGAAAAAACAGAACGGATGCCCCCAAGGTTCGACTTAATAGATCGCGTCCATATAAAAGCTTGAGGAATTGTCCTCCGTAAACTTTTTCGGTCTCTACTGTCTGTGAAAGGCGATCGATATACTGAATGGTTTCCATATTAAGAGGGTCTTGGCAATCCACGCTTTGCTCCAACTTGGGAGAAAAGGCTAAGTTCTTTTAAAAACTCAGGAGGAAATGCATGGGACAAATGGGTTTCTTCAATGAGAGTTTGAGCCTTATAAGCCACTTTCACAAGGCGAAAAAGCATTTCACGATCTTGTTGGTTGTGAATATACTCGTTTTGCATACGCACATATTCTGTTAATAACTCTTTCAACTGCTTTTGTTGCTGCGAGAGTTCTTCAGATGCTTTTATCACGTGGTCTAATTGTGCAAGAGGATTTGCTTCAGATTCAATGGATTGATTAAAATGAGGAGTATCGGCTGTGATTGGACGAAGCTCATCAGCGAATAAAGTTTGGGTTAAAGCAACTAAAGTAACTAACAGAAGAGAAAGTTTCTTAGTCATTTGATCCTCTTTAAAATGAACTTCATAAAAAAAACCAATCGCAAGATAACTCACGATTGGTTTCATAAAATTACTGAGAAACAGTCCAACGTTCAAAGCTTGTCAACTGAAGGTCTTTGCCTTTCTGTTTGACGAGATCTTCGATTTTGACTGAATCGTCTTTGATGTACTTTTGGCAAACTAAGCATGCTGTATCGTAGAAATAGTTCAATTTCCCTGCAATAATCTTGTCTGCTACAAAATCAGGCTTTCCAACAACTTGGCTGCGTGCGATCTCTTTTTCTTTTTCCAATACTTCGCTTGGAACTTGCTCCGGAGATACATACTCAGGTGCTGCTGCTGCAACATGCATCGCAATATCTTTTGCGAGGGCTTCTTGCTCATTGCTTCCTGTGATTTCAACGACAGTTACCATTTTCCCGCCAAGGTGAGAGTAAACTCCAACCGAAGTGTTTGCCTTTTTAGGCAGCACTTTTAAGCGTTTAATTTGGATGTTTTCGCCAATTGCTTGAACGAGCGAAGAACGCAGATCATCGATTGTCATGTTGCTGTCTTGAGAATATTTCTGTTGAAGAAATGCTTCTAAAGATACTGGATTTGTGTCTGCAATTTCTTTCGCAATGGCTTGTACAAATTGCTGAAAACGTTCGTTTTTAACAACGAAATCTGTCTCTGCATTCACTTCTACAAGGGCGATGGCTTTATCGTTCTGAGCTTCACCGATCATGCCTTCATTCGTCGTACGTCCTTCTTTCTTCACAGCTGAAGCTGCTCCAGATTTACGTAGATTAGTGATCGCGAGTTCCATGTCGCCATTTGCTTCTTCCAAAGCTTTTTTACAAGCACCCATGCCGATGCCTGTACGCTCGCGAAGCTCTTTAATCATTGCTGCAGTTACGGGTGTGGACATAGTTTACTCCTCCCCTCTGCCTGCATCATCATCTGAGCCAACGCGCACTATAAATTCTTCGCCTTCTTCCTCATCCTCTTCCACAAAGTCACCTTTGCTAGATGCGACGCGCATTTCATTCTTTTTCTCGATGATCGATTGTGCCAATGCTTGCACGATGAGTTTAACGCTTTTCAAAGCATCGTCGTTACATGCGATGACGTATTCGATTGGATCTGGATCGCAGTTTGTATCGACCAAGCCCATGACTGGGATGCCTAGTTTGTTTGCTTCTGCAACAGCTAAGTGTTCTTTGCTTGGGTCAACAACGATCACGAGTCCTGGCGGTTTGCGCATGCCACGAACGCCGGAAAGGTTTTTTTCAAGTTTAATTTGTTCTTTAGTGAGCAAGGAGAATTCTTTTTTGGTGAATCCTTCTGTTCCTGCTGCAATACGCTTTTCGATACGCTCAAGTTTCTTGATTGACTGACGAATGGTTGTCAAGTTTGTCAACATTCCACCTAACCAGCGCTCGCAAACGTAGAATTCGCCACACTGTTCAGCTAAATCGCGAACAACGGCTTTTGCTTGTTTTTTTGTTCCAACGAACAGAATAGATTTATGGCTTTCGACAACTTGCTTAACAATTTCTTTTGCGTAGCGGATTTGCTGCAATGTTTTTGCTAAGTCAATGATGTAAAGGCCGTTGCGCTCTTCAAAAATGAAGCGCTTCATTTTTGGATTCCAGCGACGTTTTTGGTGTCCAAAATGCGCGCCAGCTTCCAATAAATCTTTTATTGTAACTTCTTGATATGTTTCTTGTTGTGCCAAGCCTTGTCCCTTTCTTTTGACGACGGCATTTCTCCCTGAGGGAAAAATTTCGGTCTTGGTTTTTTTTGATGTTTATTTGGATTGTGAAAAGTAGCGCCTGATCAGAATCGAACTGACACTCGTAGCTTGGAAGGCTACTGTTCTACCATTGAACTACAGGCGCGGCTCAAGTGAAAATAGAGAGTATGCAAATTTTCGGATTTTATTGCAACTCTCTTTTTCATGATTTTTTACTTTTGTTGCTCTTCTTTGATTTTTTTCAGTGTATCCAACCAAAAAGAATCCGTTGGAGATTCGACAAGCATACTTAGAGTTAAAGCTTTGGCCTGTCCCCAATCTTTTTCTTCAATCGCTTTCCGCACGAAATAAGCTTTCGCATCTGCTGATTCATCTTGAATTGAGCGATAAAACATACGTGCTGAGTATTCATCTCCTTGCTTTAAAGCGATGCGAGCCAGGGCCTCTTTTCCCATGATGGAATCGCTGAAATCGGGAAATTGCTCGATGAATTTTTTGGCTTGCCCATAGAGGCCTTGTTTCTGATACAATTCGCTGACTAATTGAATGGCTCTTAATCCGACTTCTGGCTCTCCAACCAAATTATGAAGCCTTGCACGAGCCACGTCAATATCGCCCCGCTCAATTAAGAGTTCCCCGATCGTTAACGAGAGCTCTGGAGACTTCTTTTGTCCAAGCGCAAAACGTAATGCCTCTTCGGCATTGCGATTTTCCCATAGAGCGTGCGTTAAACGATAAGCAACCCAGTCTGGAATATTTTCGGAGAGGTCTCTTCCATTATACATCGCCAAAGCCGCCTCATTCCATCCCGCAGCTAAAAGTGCCACCGTAAAAGCATGGTCACTCTCCAGAATTTCTTTTAAGGGCTGAGGGAATTCATCCGGCCTGAAACCACTTCTCACATAAGTGTTTAGCTCTGAAAAAAGCGTGTCTTCGGGGTGAGGAACCGATTCATTTTTTAATAATTCATCAAAGGATTCGAGCTCTTTCCGTTGTCTGTAGGAGATGATTTGGCGTAATGCCTGCTCAAGCTCTGGATTCCAAGACTCAAATTTAAATGGATTTTTGGCAATCAATTGGTAAGCAGCTTCTTCGTTCCCTTGTTTAAGCTCCGCTAACATTTGCAACCAAAATGTGGCTTGTTGATTGTTGAGATAAACCTCTGGGGCATTCAATTGTGCAAATGCATGCGCATCCCAAAATTCACCAGGCTTTAAAACTAATAAATAATTGATGAACGGCCTTAATTTTCCTCTCGGAGCCTTTTCTTCCTTCCAATTAAATTGAGCCGGAGTTGTCATGCGACTCCAAAATAAGGCTTTCAACCAAATAGTGTCTAAACTCGGAAGAGGAAGCCCTCTGGTCCACAAGTCGATTGCATCCACATAATTTTTTTGTCTAAGCTGAAATTCGGCAGCCTGGTCAATCAAAAACAGATTATCAGGATGTTCTTGAAGAGCCGCTAAATACTCACTGAAGGCCAACTGCTTTTTCCCGATGGTTTCAAGAACTTTTCCACGATATGAACGAATTTCTGGATCATGCGGAGAAAGCTTATGCGCTTGATTGAGGTAATCCCAGGCCATGCGTGGATTTTGATCTTTGAGATGAAGAAGCGCCAAATGGCTCAACCGTTTTA
Encoded proteins:
- the speA gene encoding biosynthetic arginine decarboxylase, with product MHDEDLYWIKRWGEEYFDVNALGHIVVKPNRQGAGGDLFELMTSLVEQGIEAPILIRFNGIVRDRIQRLNAAFQAAIREFNYRNTHQMVFPIKVNPQRHVVETVQHAGQEFKMGLEVGSKPELIAVFAIDTHPDTILLCNGYKDIEYISLALIASKLGRRTLIIIEQAYELQLVLDAAKKLGVEAEIGFRMKLSNTGSGRWKSSGGEHSKFGLFSHEIIACIETLQHHEKTHWLKLLHFHLGSQITTIESVKKTLKEASRMYTELATMLPFLSFFDVGGGLAVDYDGSKSDSDSSMNYTMEEYARDVVFAIGEACLSADVADPIIITEAGRAIVAHHSVLVTEVIDVTTTPNIPEKWNAHSKHEILTTLDELQDELSLKNCRETLHDVMELKDRVLEEFIYGTMNLKERAYAEKAIRHLLAKIRTFYKQLRQIPEELETLDKILLETYFCNFSVFQSLTDAWAIDQLFPVMPIQRLHETPSHQAILADLTCDSDGKIDSFIGEYEPNHFLRLHDYRNEPYYVGIFLVGAYQEILGGLHNLFGDTNVVHAELGANGQWDLSRLVEGDTMANVLSYVQYNSEKLTTRLHEHIERSLKAGRITLSESAQIKKKFKQALESYTYLVV
- the speB gene encoding agmatinase, with amino-acid sequence MQSKHPIGQGIGVAGRYVGLPDPYGQLSGAEIVILPVPFDLTSTYQKGSDKGPAALIEASRNMELYDIETDSEVYKKGIYTDQPIQAKTSQDMLQQTHERTKTLLSHNKFVVTLGGEHSISYAPIRAHAEHFGSISVLQFDAHADLQDAYEDDPWSHASVMARVKEIPQVDKIVSVGIRSMSSEELPNLDPPNTFFAHTLDDNKHWIDQVLSKLSDQVYITFDLDAFDSSLMSSTGTPEPGGLQWNQATQLLKKVAKHKKIVGFDVVELCPNPANLSCDFLAAKLIYKLLSYTFYSNRL
- a CDS encoding deoxyhypusine synthase family protein, with product MSIRTFMQKNFKHFNAAVCVDAAEAWITHLSQSGKMFLTMAGAMSTAELGISLAEIIRQDKVHAICCTGANLEEDIFNLVAHNHYVRVPHYRTLSKADENELLKKGMNRVTDTCIPEETAIRRIEKDILGLWKKADESHSSYFPYEYMYQLLDSPSIQKSFEIDPKDSWLIAAKEKNLPIFTPGWEDSTLGNIFIGHVIKKDLSSYGIVKTGFEQMAVLVDWYKQQSQQHKMGFFQIGGGIAGDFSICAVPLLRQDLKQPVPLWAYFCQISDSITSFGSYSGAVPNEKITWEKLSVETPSFIIESDASIVAPLVFNYVLGN
- a CDS encoding Bax inhibitor-1/YccA family protein; the protein is MRSSNPTLQDNTFRSERYYSIDEQMTVSGVVNKTGILLSCVLLTAGWTWIKFYQTGDVQVVYPWMMLGAIGGLVLALVTAFKKEWAPVTSVGYALLEGLFIGGISSIFEKQFPGIVIQATALTFGTLFSMLAAYRSGFIQATDNFKLGIVAATGGIALVYVATMLLSMFGINVPYIYGSGPFGILFSLFVVVIAALNFILDFDFIEKGARQGAPKYMEWYGAFALMVTLIWLYVEFLRLLSKLRDR
- a CDS encoding DUF2608 domain-containing protein; the protein is MVLLKTSHQIFEKDVVEIIQHLQKNHIKTIAFSTMLTGRLGDIPSMEQWRLNVLHALGLFFQNAFPETKEIIFCPNQLNRSPTFKDGLLSTSKQTKGEVLRLFLDKINWHPKKIIMIDDQISSLESVEASLDKLGIAFQGFQYQYVEEMLKNQTFNEALITFQMNYLLKHHVWLTDEESLPLLCENK
- a CDS encoding DUF2608 domain-containing protein, whose product is MNRLLLFLLVVFSLLWSSHSFGKILRITHIHEAQASLKSADVDTLVLFDIDRTLIIMSDQALKSGKSGFLKRIKNLPFLRFAISRGAR
- a CDS encoding phosphatidylserine decarboxylase, which gives rise to MDCQDPLNMETIQYIDRLSQTVETEKVYGGQFLKLLYGRDLLSRTLGASVLFFLARFPIFSSFYGWWQSQSWTAKKIQPFIDAFQVNPSEFALPVEQFKSFNDFFIRKLKPDARPLAKEENVAIMPADGRYLCYQNIETIDGFVVKGKKFSLDELLKDSVLANRYRQATMVMARLCPTDYHRYHFPCECIPGITNMIPGDLYSVNPIAIRQNVEIFTENKRTLCELETAQFGKVLFIEIGATFVGSIHQTYTPHSPIKKGDEKGYFSFGGSSLILLFEPNTLHLDEDLVQASLNHIETKCLMGQSLGRRL
- the tsf gene encoding translation elongation factor Ts; this encodes MSTPVTAAMIKELRERTGIGMGACKKALEEANGDMELAITNLRKSGAASAVKKEGRTTNEGMIGEAQNDKAIALVEVNAETDFVVKNERFQQFVQAIAKEIADTNPVSLEAFLQQKYSQDSNMTIDDLRSSLVQAIGENIQIKRLKVLPKKANTSVGVYSHLGGKMVTVVEITGSNEQEALAKDIAMHVAAAAPEYVSPEQVPSEVLEKEKEIARSQVVGKPDFVADKIIAGKLNYFYDTACLVCQKYIKDDSVKIEDLVKQKGKDLQLTSFERWTVSQ
- the rpsB gene encoding 30S ribosomal protein S2, yielding MAQQETYQEVTIKDLLEAGAHFGHQKRRWNPKMKRFIFEERNGLYIIDLAKTLQQIRYAKEIVKQVVESHKSILFVGTKKQAKAVVRDLAEQCGEFYVCERWLGGMLTNLTTIRQSIKKLERIEKRIAAGTEGFTKKEFSLLTKEQIKLEKNLSGVRGMRKPPGLVIVVDPSKEHLAVAEANKLGIPVMGLVDTNCDPDPIEYVIACNDDALKSVKLIVQALAQSIIEKKNEMRVASSKGDFVEEDEEEGEEFIVRVGSDDDAGRGEE